One window of Hydractinia symbiolongicarpus strain clone_291-10 chromosome 3, HSymV2.1, whole genome shotgun sequence genomic DNA carries:
- the LOC130637012 gene encoding lysophosphatidic acid receptor 6-like, translated as MPNLVKSNAILMFGILVPLSLLQEKWNFKHLIFEESNFKNFTLKTNKASKEMVNHTNQSLEDSLWCLQYNFEIYKTEVVRWNLIISCCVAILLSCLIVAANGLLLMLVSAKKSARSKMNTLYIMLSISDLLSGLTYIPVYIYFLIGFCKNSPYCFLVPIWSVLGYANTTMSISAIACITMEVYLAVINPIAHKTRVNKKIFPKILIAIWLVCIISPFVIKFAFPKVWLTYRAFITIYGFTILVSLIICQYRVNAYLHKNQGSSSEHRNKKAIRVALEVLLVYGMTSVPSIAFNIINTLKHSPANHSYWETWVVIIAGCNALLDTFIYGFRTNQLKREARVFVFRE; from the exons ATGCCAAATCTTGTCAAGAGCAATGCAATTTTAATGTTTGGAATATTAGTGCCATTATCAT TGTTGCAAGAGAAGTGGAATTTCAAACATCTCATTTTTGAGGAgtcgaattttaaaaattttactctCAAAACAA ATAAAGCCAGTAAAGAAATGGTTAACCATACTAACCAGTCTTTAGAAGACAGTTTGTGGTGTTTGCAATACAattttgaaatctataaaacaGAAGTTGTTCGATGGAATCTCATTATATCATGTTGTGTTGCTATTCTGTTAAGCTGTTTGATAGTAGCTGCCAATGGATTGCTGCTTATGCTTGTGTCAGCAAAAAAATCTGCAAGAAGCAAAATGAACACATTATACATCATGCTATCCATTTCGGATTTATTATCTGGACTCACGTATATTCCTGTGTATATTTATTTCTTGATTGGATTCTGCAAAAACTCGCCATATTGTTTTTTAGTCCCAATATGGTCAGTTTTAGGCTACGCAAACACAACAATGTCCATTTCAGCAATCGCTTGCATCACAATGGAAGTCTATTTAGCAGTAATTAATCCAATTGCTCACAAAACGCGCgtaaataagaaaatatttccTAAAATTTTAATAGCAATATGGTTGGTGTGTATAATATCGCCTTTCGTTATAAAGTTTGCTTTTCCAAAGGTCTGGTTGACATATCGAGCGTTCATTACGATTTATGGATTCACCATTCTTGTATCGTTAATAATATGTCAATACCGAGTCAATGCTTACTTACACAAAAATCAAGGAAGTTCGTCAGAACATCGAAATAAAAAGGCGATACGCGTTGCCTTAGAAGTGCTGCTTGTGTACGGAATGACCAGTGTTCCATCAATTGCTTTTAACATAATTAACACTTTGAAACACTCACCAGCGAATCATTCGTATTGGGAAACATGGGTTGTTATTATCGCAGGATGCAATGCATTGTTGGATACATTTATTTATGGTTTTCGTACAAATCAGCTAAAACGAGAAGCACGCGTTTTTGTATTTAGAGAATGA
- the LOC130636630 gene encoding uncharacterized protein LOC130636630 isoform X1, with translation MTSAQILLRCLYVMNDVTPLLLLLLLFFPINLCLSGRIIAENNAVESITSRNIDLKWYIEFGANETLVTLDVYTSALISPLISAKSPNDTKLILNSKRDACLSSASYKLINKTSAHLSIHFDCCIGNFFTYTCEVEFSSGHFDESLIGFQCLDVPDFKDYRPLVIGLSVGTLLFFILAISCAFYVRQRKKATLEHLQRVTYEVENRRRNSAL, from the exons ATGACATCAGCGCAAATCCTACTAAGATGTTTATACGTTATGAATGATGTGACAccgctgttgttgttgcttctGCTTTTTTTCCCTATTAACTTGT gtctttCTGGGAGAATAATAGCGGAAAATAATGCAGTTGAATCCATCACAAGTCGCAATATTGATTTGAAATGGTATATCGAGTTTGGCGCTAACGAGACACTTGTAACGTTAGATGTTTATACGTCTGCGCTTATCTCCCCATTGATCAGTGCAAAAAGCCCAAATGATACAAAGTTGATATTAAATTCCAAAAGGGATGCTTGTTTAAGCAGTGCATCGTATAAGCTTATCAATAAGACCTCAGCTCATTTGTCTATTCATTTTGATTGCTGTATTGGAAATTTTTTCACATACACTTGCGAGGTGGAATTTTCTAGCGGACATTTTGATGAAAGTTTGATTGGTTTTCAGTGCTTAG ATGTTCCAGACTTTAAGGATTATAGACCACTTGTTATAGGTCTATCAGTTGGAACTCTCTTGTTCTTCATTCTTGCGATCAGTTGTGCATTTTATGTTCGACAAAGAA AAAAAGCAACTTTGGAACACTTGCAGCGAGTTACGTACGAAGTTGAGAACAGGCGACGAAATTCAGCTTTGTAA
- the LOC130635474 gene encoding somatostatin receptor type 2-like, with product MNFPISLKTTVSTINNTQRTLSAGHINSMNASNTYEKILTEDTVIIFYVLYILFFLFGISGNLVTLAVIIQEKSMRRSIHFYTLNLVSCDLLILLFYVPTQLELIVKQMNWTMGLTMCKVNYFILPIALVGTIGTLLAITVDRARGLLQPFKWRSDSTRNAKISIPIIWIVSLILNIPMFIVPKVQTIEGMVSCTEEWSGTDNYYYYVYWTGMFILTFLVPLIIIFFIHMIMVQRVRKETCVIYKTHVKQMMHLTIAVVVVFTICTGCQHFYFILSLKTNFEVSTSAVLFCASNFMVTMQAAVNPVIYGTLRKDLKKAFKSILWKITTKLGLPSSCTVTLDKAPDEPSYSTLTPIGHEHQNKETENCLRESNFCLFNQHDNTEQNYTYVRKCSCDVVDDIVDRRNLSSRIHIQNITLKALLESKETDL from the coding sequence ATGAACTTTCcaatatctttgaaaactacggTATCCACTATCAATAATACCCAAAGAACACTATCTGCAGGGCACATAAACAGCATGAATGCTTCTAACACATATGAAAAGATTCTCACCGAAGATACTGTAATTATCTTCTATGTGTTATACATTCTGTTTTTTCTGTTTGGCATATCTGGCAATCTGGTTACTTTGGCCGTCATCATTCAAGAAAAGTCCATGCGAAGGTCGATTCATTTCTATACACTTAACTTAGTGTCGTGTGATTTGCTTATATTATTGTTCTATGTGCCAACTCAGTTAGAACTTATTGTGAAGCAAATGAACTGGACAATGGGACTGACAATGTGCAAAGTAAACTATTTTATTTTACCAATAGCTCTTGTGGGCACCATAGGTACACTGTTAGCTATCACAGTAGACCGAGCAAGAGGTCTGTTGCAACCATTCAAATGGCGTTCAGATTCAACAAGAAACGCGAAGATATCCATTCCAATAATTTGGATcgtttctttaattttaaacattCCAATGTTTATTGTACCTAAAGTGCAAACAATAGAGGGAATGGTGTCGTGCACAGAAGAGTGGTCTGGTActgataattattattattacgttTACTGGACCGGTATGTTTATTTTGACGTTTTTAGTCCCGCTGATTATCATTTTCTTCATTCATATGATCATGGTGCAACGTGTCAGAAAGGAAACTTGTGTAATTTACAAAACACATGTAAAGCAAATGATGCATTTAACCAtagctgttgttgttgtgtttacTATATGCACTGGGtgtcaacatttttattttattctttcacTGAAAACAAACTTTGAAGTGTCAACTTCGGCTGTTCTTTTTTGTGCGTCAAATTTTATGGTGACCATGCAGGCTGCAGTCAATCCGGTAATTTATGGAACGCTTCGAAAGGATTTGAAAAAAGCTTTTAAATCGATCCTTtggaaaataacaacaaaacttGGACTTCCTTCATCGTGTACCGTGACTTTAGACAAAGCTCCAGATGAACCATCATATTCTACCCTTACTCCAATTGGCCATGAACACCAAAATAAAGAGACAGAAAACTGTCTAAGAGAGAgtaatttttgtctttttaaccAACACGACAACACGGAACAAAATTACACTTATGTACGCAAATGCTCGTGTGACGTTGTAGATGATATCGTTGACCGACGAAATTTGTCGTCGCGTATACACATTCAAAATATCACTTTAAAGGCTCTTCTCGAAAGCAAGGAGACCGACTTGTAA
- the LOC130636630 gene encoding uncharacterized protein LOC130636630 isoform X2, with product MTSAQILLRCLYVMNDVTPLLLLLLLFFPINLCLSGRIIAENNAVESITSRNIDLKWYIEFGANETLVTLDVYTSALISPLISAKSPNDTKLILNSKRDACLSSASYKLINKTSAHLSIHFDCCIGNFFTYTCEVEFSSGHFDESLIGFQCLGLSVGTLLFFILAISCAFYVRQRKKATLEHLQRVTYEVENRRRNSAL from the exons ATGACATCAGCGCAAATCCTACTAAGATGTTTATACGTTATGAATGATGTGACAccgctgttgttgttgcttctGCTTTTTTTCCCTATTAACTTGT gtctttCTGGGAGAATAATAGCGGAAAATAATGCAGTTGAATCCATCACAAGTCGCAATATTGATTTGAAATGGTATATCGAGTTTGGCGCTAACGAGACACTTGTAACGTTAGATGTTTATACGTCTGCGCTTATCTCCCCATTGATCAGTGCAAAAAGCCCAAATGATACAAAGTTGATATTAAATTCCAAAAGGGATGCTTGTTTAAGCAGTGCATCGTATAAGCTTATCAATAAGACCTCAGCTCATTTGTCTATTCATTTTGATTGCTGTATTGGAAATTTTTTCACATACACTTGCGAGGTGGAATTTTCTAGCGGACATTTTGATGAAAGTTTGATTGGTTTTCAGTGCTTAG GTCTATCAGTTGGAACTCTCTTGTTCTTCATTCTTGCGATCAGTTGTGCATTTTATGTTCGACAAAGAA AAAAAGCAACTTTGGAACACTTGCAGCGAGTTACGTACGAAGTTGAGAACAGGCGACGAAATTCAGCTTTGTAA